A single region of the Anaerolineales bacterium genome encodes:
- a CDS encoding ABC transporter permease subunit gives MNTVVFKETFRRNWRMIFICGSFMIVLAVYVAVLLNDSKLVEQMTTLLASVPFLLKTFGGGDAAFMASPAGLLNYSFFGWVMWMLSGYAVAAGLNITANEEERGILDVVLSAPLPRWRVLAEKLAAHILVLVGIVLISAMGMVVAVSLSSVLRDQVTPGQLVVSAINMLPSAILVLAFTALAGVVFRRRNTAMMVGTFFVVASFLVETLGRNLDTGGGLRALSYFNYYDSATVMQHGLNVGNVGLLLGAAALLTALTVWRFQRREIGI, from the coding sequence ATGAACACCGTCGTCTTTAAGGAAACCTTCCGTCGCAATTGGCGGATGATCTTCATCTGTGGCAGTTTCATGATCGTTTTGGCGGTCTATGTTGCCGTGCTGTTGAACGACTCCAAACTGGTAGAGCAGATGACGACCTTGTTGGCGAGTGTTCCCTTCCTGCTGAAAACCTTTGGCGGTGGGGATGCAGCGTTCATGGCGTCGCCCGCCGGACTGTTGAACTACAGCTTTTTCGGCTGGGTTATGTGGATGCTCTCTGGGTATGCGGTGGCGGCGGGGCTGAACATCACCGCCAATGAAGAAGAACGTGGGATTCTGGATGTCGTCTTGAGCGCTCCGCTCCCCCGTTGGCGTGTCCTTGCCGAAAAGCTCGCGGCGCACATCCTCGTTTTGGTGGGGATCGTCCTGATTAGTGCAATGGGAATGGTTGTGGCGGTCAGCCTATCTAGCGTCCTGCGCGATCAGGTCACCCCAGGGCAGTTGGTAGTGAGCGCGATCAATATGCTTCCCTCAGCGATCTTGGTCTTGGCGTTCACGGCGTTGGCGGGGGTTGTTTTCCGCCGCCGCAATACGGCAATGATGGTCGGGACATTCTTCGTCGTCGCCAGCTTCCTTGTGGAAACGCTAGGGCGCAACCTTGATACGGGTGGTGGCTTGCGGGCGCTTTCGTACTTCAACTATTACGACAGCGCAACGGTCATGCAGCATGGGTTGAACGTGGGGAATGTGGGTCTTTTGTTAGGCGCTGCGGCGCTGCTCACCGCCCTCACGGTATGGCGCTTCCAACGGCGTGAGATCGGCATCTAA
- a CDS encoding amidohydrolase, whose protein sequence is MDRLLTNATVHTLQPEQPRASVIAVRGGRIVAVGGEDLLALRTKETVIDDLAGATVIPGLVDAHIHWAWTAQGLREIELFAVPSKAEAVARVAARAALTPKGVWLTGRGWAQDLWADRAFPAAADLDAVTPNHPVFLKARSGHAGWANSAALHLAGISAATPDPEGGVIERDDKGRPTGILFETAMDMVDRIVPRPTPAELADLMAEAQQHAWRAGLTGLHDYDPPRAFEALQILHERGALGLRIVKNINDPYIDQAIGLGLRWGFGDDWLRLGGLKIFADGALGARTAAMIDPYEGEPYNRGVIVTDKETMYALVSRASRAGFPATIHAIGDKAVHDVLDVYEAVRGEEAAAGIPRAARRHRIEHVQVIHPADVGRLAALEIIASMQPIHATADYEMADRYWGGRSALAYNARVQIDQGVRVAFGSDAPVEPFAPLVGIHAAVTRRRADGTPGEAGWYPALRLSVDEAIRGYTEGAAYAAGMEDRLGRIAPGFLADLTILERDPYAIPPDDLLTVKVVGTMTGGVWRYGG, encoded by the coding sequence ATGGATCGCCTTTTGACAAACGCCACCGTTCACACCCTTCAGCCGGAGCAGCCCCGCGCCTCGGTGATCGCCGTGCGCGGCGGGCGGATCGTCGCCGTTGGCGGGGAAGACCTGCTTGCCTTGCGAACGAAAGAAACGGTGATCGATGATTTGGCGGGGGCGACGGTCATCCCGGGCTTGGTGGATGCCCACATTCACTGGGCATGGACGGCGCAAGGGCTGCGCGAGATTGAGCTTTTTGCCGTGCCAAGCAAGGCGGAGGCAGTGGCGCGGGTGGCGGCGCGGGCGGCGCTGACGCCGAAGGGCGTTTGGCTCACCGGGCGCGGGTGGGCGCAAGACCTGTGGGCGGATCGCGCTTTTCCCGCCGCCGCCGATCTGGACGCCGTGACGCCCAACCACCCCGTCTTTCTGAAGGCGCGGAGCGGTCACGCGGGGTGGGCGAACAGCGCCGCCCTGCACCTTGCTGGAATCAGCGCGGCGACGCCCGACCCCGAAGGCGGTGTGATTGAGCGCGACGACAAGGGACGCCCCACCGGAATCCTCTTTGAAACGGCAATGGACATGGTGGATCGGATTGTGCCGCGCCCCACTCCGGCGGAGCTTGCCGATTTGATGGCAGAGGCACAGCAGCACGCTTGGCGGGCGGGCTTGACTGGACTGCACGATTACGACCCGCCCCGCGCCTTTGAAGCGCTGCAAATCCTCCACGAACGGGGCGCGTTGGGGCTGCGCATCGTGAAGAACATCAACGATCCGTACATTGATCAGGCAATTGGGTTGGGGCTGCGGTGGGGCTTTGGCGATGATTGGCTGCGGCTTGGCGGGCTGAAAATCTTTGCTGATGGGGCGTTGGGGGCGCGGACGGCGGCGATGATCGACCCCTATGAGGGCGAACCGTACAACCGAGGGGTGATCGTCACCGACAAAGAGACGATGTATGCCCTTGTCTCGCGTGCCAGCCGCGCTGGATTTCCGGCGACGATTCACGCCATTGGCGATAAAGCCGTTCATGATGTGCTGGATGTCTATGAGGCGGTGCGCGGGGAGGAAGCAGCGGCGGGCATTCCCCGCGCAGCACGGCGTCACCGCATTGAACATGTGCAGGTGATTCACCCCGCCGATGTGGGGCGTTTGGCGGCGCTGGAGATTATTGCCTCAATGCAGCCGATTCATGCCACCGCCGATTACGAGATGGCGGATCGTTATTGGGGGGGGCGCTCGGCGCTTGCCTATAACGCCCGTGTCCAGATTGATCAAGGCGTGCGCGTCGCCTTTGGATCGGATGCGCCCGTTGAGCCGTTCGCCCCGCTGGTGGGGATTCACGCCGCCGTCACGCGCCGCCGCGCCGATGGCACACCGGGCGAGGCGGGGTGGTATCCGGCGCTGCGCCTGAGCGTTGATGAGGCGATTCGCGGTTATACCGAGGGGGCGGCATACGCGGCGGGGATGGAGGATCGCTTGGGGCGGATCGCGCCGGGCTTCCTTGCCGATCTGACGATTTTAGAGCGCGATCCGTATGCCATTCCGCCGGATGACTTGTTGACGGTGAAGGTGGTGGGGACGATGACCGGCGGGGTATGGCGCTATGGGGGGTAG
- a CDS encoding ABC transporter ATP-binding protein: protein MTQQSSSAIHTTGLTKFYTPGKPPALTDLTLTVNQGEIFGYLGPNGAGKTTTIKLLLDLIRPTRGSASVLGMDSQKQGVEARRRIGFLPGELNLWDGLTARQVIAYLGGLRGKVDWSYVNALAERLQFDPTKKVRSYSSGNKRKLGLIVALMHKADLLILDEPTNGLDPLMQQIFLDLMMEVRREGRTVFLSSHVLSEVQAICDRVAIIRNGQLQTVDRVDALTHVNFRWVSVRTASPVPAARLAGVPGVADVSVNGDPTTLKFRLTGDIDPVLKAFSGEYIADIRTQEASLEEIFLKYYGNAAETAMTAGKEAVR, encoded by the coding sequence ATGACACAGCAATCTTCATCAGCCATTCACACAACTGGACTGACAAAATTCTACACGCCCGGCAAACCGCCGGCGTTGACCGACCTGACCCTAACGGTGAATCAGGGTGAGATTTTCGGCTACCTCGGACCGAACGGCGCGGGCAAAACAACGACGATCAAACTCTTGCTTGATCTGATTCGCCCCACGCGGGGGAGTGCTTCTGTGCTAGGCATGGATTCCCAAAAGCAAGGCGTTGAGGCACGGCGGCGAATTGGTTTTCTGCCCGGTGAACTTAACCTATGGGACGGTCTAACGGCGCGGCAGGTGATCGCCTATTTGGGTGGGCTGCGCGGCAAGGTCGATTGGTCATATGTCAATGCCCTTGCCGAACGGCTGCAATTTGACCCGACGAAAAAAGTCCGCAGCTATTCATCTGGGAACAAGCGCAAATTGGGCTTGATCGTTGCGCTGATGCACAAAGCCGATTTGCTGATTTTGGATGAGCCAACGAACGGGCTTGATCCGCTCATGCAGCAAATCTTCCTTGACCTGATGATGGAAGTGCGGCGCGAAGGGCGAACGGTGTTTCTCTCGTCCCATGTCCTCAGCGAGGTACAGGCGATCTGTGATCGGGTGGCGATTATCCGCAATGGGCAGCTTCAGACGGTGGATCGTGTTGATGCCCTGACCCATGTCAATTTCCGTTGGGTCAGCGTCCGCACGGCGTCGCCCGTCCCTGCGGCGCGGCTGGCTGGCGTCCCGGGCGTGGCGGATGTCAGCGTAAATGGCGACCCAACCACGCTTAAGTTCCGTCTGACGGGCGATATTGACCCCGTATTGAAGGCATTTTCCGGCGAATACATCGCTGATATTCGGACACAAGAAGCATCGCTGGAGGAAATCTTCCTCAAATACTATGGCAATGCCGCCGAGACAGCCATGACCGCCGGGAAGGAGGCAGTCCGATGA
- the npdG gene encoding NADPH-dependent F420 reductase encodes MGGTGKEGAGLAFRWANAGMPILIGSRDGARAAEKAAELNAELAAQGSPTHKPLQGMGNADAARAAQVVVISVPYDAHTSTLSALHDVLQGKVVIDVTVPMQPPDIRKVYVPEGKSACVEAQTILGRGAKVVAAFQNVSAAHLMHLDHAPACDVLVCGDDEAAKNTAITLVMAAGMRGIDAGALINAVAVEALTPVLLYINKKYKVKGAGITITGFAG; translated from the coding sequence ATTGGCGGGACGGGCAAAGAGGGAGCAGGCTTGGCGTTCCGTTGGGCAAACGCGGGGATGCCCATCCTCATCGGCTCGCGGGATGGGGCGCGGGCAGCTGAAAAAGCCGCCGAACTCAATGCTGAACTCGCTGCTCAGGGCAGTCCCACCCATAAGCCGCTGCAAGGGATGGGCAACGCCGATGCCGCCCGCGCCGCTCAGGTCGTTGTGATCAGCGTCCCTTATGACGCCCACACATCCACCCTTAGCGCCCTTCACGATGTGCTGCAAGGGAAGGTCGTCATTGATGTGACTGTCCCCATGCAGCCGCCAGACATTCGCAAGGTCTATGTTCCAGAGGGGAAATCCGCCTGTGTCGAGGCGCAGACAATCCTCGGCAGGGGGGCAAAGGTCGTCGCCGCTTTTCAAAATGTGAGCGCCGCCCACCTGATGCACCTTGACCACGCCCCCGCCTGCGATGTCTTGGTCTGTGGCGATGACGAGGCGGCGAAAAATACGGCGATCACGCTCGTCATGGCGGCGGGGATGCGCGGCATTGACGCCGGAGCGCTGATCAACGCTGTGGCGGTGGAAGCGCTGACGCCCGTCTTGCTCTACATCAACAAAAAGTACAAGGTGAAGGGCGCGGGGATCACGATTACAGGGTTTGCCGGGTGA
- a CDS encoding nucleotide sugar dehydrogenase, which translates to MSKTQALERLHDRSGVVGIIGLGYVGLPLAVAFAEAGYRVIGLDLDTRKVDALNRGESYIPDIPTAQVAPLTQSGKLSATDDYGALREVDAVSICVPTPLLKTKDPDMSYVNSAVESLVQVVHAGMLIVLESTTYPGTTNEIVIPKLTAGGLTPGEDIFIGFSPERIDPGNKTYGVRNTPKVIGGVTAACQEVACAYYGSIVDTVVAVSSPTVAELVKLLENTFRAVNIGLVNELALMCDKLGVDVWEVIRAASTKPFGFMPFYPGPGLGGHCIPIDPLYLSWKMKTLNYTARFIELASEINTSMPIYVVNKVATALNDDVKSIKRSKVAILGVAYKKDIDDVRESPALDIIQLLIERGAEVSYHDPFVPSIRLDHGHGGHLESVPFTTEWLQAADCVVIVTNHSITDYSAVIANAQLIVDTRNATAGMRTNGARIVGL; encoded by the coding sequence ATGAGCAAAACACAGGCGTTGGAACGCCTCCATGACCGCAGCGGGGTTGTGGGCATTATCGGGCTTGGCTATGTTGGGCTGCCCCTTGCCGTCGCCTTTGCCGAGGCAGGCTACCGTGTCATCGGTTTGGATTTAGACACCCGCAAGGTGGACGCCCTGAACCGAGGCGAAAGCTATATTCCCGACATCCCGACGGCACAAGTCGCCCCCCTCACCCAATCGGGCAAACTTAGCGCCACCGACGATTATGGGGCGCTGCGCGAGGTAGACGCGGTGAGCATCTGCGTGCCAACGCCGCTGCTCAAGACAAAAGACCCCGATATGAGCTATGTGAACAGCGCCGTTGAATCGCTGGTGCAGGTCGTTCACGCCGGCATGTTGATCGTCCTCGAAAGCACCACTTATCCGGGGACGACGAACGAAATTGTCATCCCCAAACTGACGGCGGGCGGGCTAACCCCCGGCGAGGACATCTTCATCGGCTTCTCGCCAGAACGGATTGATCCCGGCAACAAGACCTACGGCGTCCGCAACACGCCGAAAGTGATCGGCGGTGTCACCGCTGCCTGTCAGGAAGTTGCTTGCGCCTATTACGGGAGCATCGTGGATACCGTTGTCGCCGTCTCCTCCCCCACCGTTGCTGAACTGGTCAAACTGCTGGAAAACACCTTTCGCGCGGTGAACATCGGGCTGGTCAACGAACTCGCCCTCATGTGCGATAAACTGGGCGTCGATGTTTGGGAGGTGATTCGGGCGGCGAGTACGAAACCCTTTGGCTTCATGCCTTTCTACCCCGGTCCCGGCTTGGGCGGACACTGTATCCCGATTGATCCGCTCTACCTCAGTTGGAAGATGAAAACGCTCAACTACACGGCGCGGTTCATCGAACTCGCCAGCGAGATCAACACCTCCATGCCGATCTACGTCGTGAACAAGGTGGCGACGGCGCTCAACGATGATGTGAAATCGATCAAACGATCAAAGGTGGCGATCTTGGGCGTCGCCTATAAGAAAGATATTGACGATGTGCGCGAGAGTCCGGCGCTAGATATCATCCAACTCCTCATCGAACGGGGTGCGGAGGTCAGCTATCACGATCCCTTTGTCCCCTCCATTCGCCTAGATCATGGTCATGGCGGGCATCTCGAATCCGTGCCCTTCACGACAGAGTGGCTGCAAGCGGCGGATTGCGTCGTCATTGTCACGAATCACAGTATCACCGATTATTCGGCGGTGATCGCCAATGCCCAATTGATTGTCGATACGCGCAACGCCACCGCCGGAATGCGCACGAACGGCGCACGAATCGTCGGCTTGTAA
- a CDS encoding substrate-binding domain-containing protein produces MTDPLIGKHIAGYEVVSLIGHGGMADVYRAHQTAMKRDIALKVLSAQLANSPDFVDRFHREVEMAAGLEHAHIVPVYDHGRTPEGQIYLAMRIIRGGTLADRITQGAMPLDKVSTILKQLAGALDYAHGKGIVHRDIKPSNVLIDDQDDIYLADFGLAQLSEQPNQNNLTKTGALVGTPTYISPEQALTSKGDYRSDLYSLGVVLYEMVTGKPPFSGDSMFSVMKAHVGEPPPPASKFRPDLPASVNAVLLRALAKKPEDRYPNATELARDFGLAVQGLLVTQQRTLIMTSVSLTNLRSLNSVRTRNIAAIGLLTIVLLTLGLFLVSRLNPSATTGVAATVDEAQRPESGPPESVIPTAAEIETARAILKTSFIGVMACTTETEYHASLVRSMRLRAESYGFAVRVEDGKAEKSRQTTILNKFLADGAKVILMCPLDEGLIAPLVKAAQDGGVVVVSAGEKVWGKNAVSLTLTNETMGRKVGEYTVAMINEEMGGKANVVILEYPDVPTVTIRANAMEAALKAGAPDAVLLGRYIGGLSEEGKKSMTRILAEHPEVNVIMSINDNGALGAVSVLREAGKGFDEVRIVSVDAELEVRRLITAGEYFRATLDNDPVGAGVLAVDAAVRLLGGAVVPKLVLIEGRMMTKETLQVTPTAVATP; encoded by the coding sequence ATGACCGATCCGCTCATTGGGAAACACATTGCAGGCTACGAGGTTGTTTCGCTGATCGGGCATGGAGGCATGGCGGATGTGTACCGTGCGCACCAAACGGCAATGAAGCGCGATATTGCCCTAAAAGTGCTTTCCGCTCAATTAGCCAACTCCCCAGATTTTGTGGATCGCTTTCACCGCGAAGTGGAGATGGCAGCCGGGCTGGAACATGCTCATATTGTCCCCGTCTATGATCATGGGCGCACCCCAGAGGGGCAAATTTACCTTGCCATGCGCATCATTCGCGGCGGCACGTTGGCAGACCGCATCACGCAGGGCGCCATGCCGCTGGATAAGGTCAGCACCATTCTGAAGCAGCTTGCCGGCGCATTGGATTACGCGCATGGCAAGGGCATCGTCCACCGCGATATTAAGCCGAGCAATGTTTTGATCGATGATCAGGACGATATTTACCTTGCCGATTTTGGCTTGGCACAGTTAAGCGAGCAGCCCAACCAAAACAACCTGACCAAAACCGGCGCCCTGGTCGGGACGCCCACCTACATTTCCCCCGAACAGGCGCTCACCAGCAAAGGCGACTACCGCTCTGACCTCTACAGCCTCGGCGTTGTCCTCTACGAGATGGTCACGGGGAAGCCCCCTTTCAGCGGGGATTCGATGTTTTCGGTGATGAAGGCGCACGTGGGCGAGCCGCCGCCCCCCGCCTCAAAATTCCGCCCAGACCTTCCCGCCTCGGTGAACGCCGTCTTACTCCGCGCACTGGCAAAGAAACCCGAAGATCGCTACCCCAACGCAACGGAATTGGCGCGGGATTTTGGCTTGGCGGTGCAAGGGCTGCTCGTCACGCAGCAGCGGACGCTGATTATGACCTCCGTCTCGTTGACGAATTTGCGCAGTTTGAATTCTGTCCGCACGCGGAACATCGCCGCCATTGGCTTGCTGACGATTGTTTTGCTCACGCTAGGGTTGTTTCTTGTCTCGCGGCTGAACCCCTCGGCAACAACGGGGGTGGCTGCCACTGTTGATGAGGCACAGCGCCCCGAAAGCGGTCCGCCGGAGTCGGTTATCCCCACAGCGGCAGAGATTGAGACTGCCCGTGCGATCTTAAAGACCTCCTTCATTGGTGTTATGGCGTGTACCACAGAGACGGAATACCACGCCTCGTTGGTGCGCTCCATGCGCCTACGGGCGGAAAGTTACGGGTTTGCCGTGCGGGTGGAAGACGGCAAAGCGGAAAAATCGCGCCAGACGACGATCTTGAATAAGTTCCTTGCCGATGGGGCAAAGGTGATCCTTATGTGTCCGCTTGATGAGGGACTCATTGCGCCGCTTGTCAAAGCAGCCCAAGATGGTGGCGTGGTTGTTGTGAGTGCTGGCGAAAAGGTTTGGGGCAAAAACGCCGTCAGCCTCACCCTGACGAACGAGACCATGGGGCGCAAGGTTGGCGAATACACGGTAGCGATGATCAATGAGGAAATGGGGGGAAAGGCGAATGTGGTCATCCTTGAATACCCCGACGTGCCGACAGTTACCATCCGCGCCAACGCAATGGAAGCGGCGCTGAAAGCGGGCGCTCCTGACGCTGTTCTGTTAGGGCGCTACATAGGCGGCTTGTCGGAGGAAGGCAAAAAGAGCATGACGCGCATCCTTGCCGAACACCCCGAAGTGAATGTCATCATGAGCATCAATGATAATGGGGCGCTTGGGGCAGTCAGTGTCCTACGGGAGGCAGGCAAAGGCTTTGACGAGGTGCGCATTGTCAGTGTCGATGCCGAATTGGAAGTGCGACGGTTGATCACCGCTGGCGAGTATTTCCGTGCCACACTCGATAATGATCCGGTGGGGGCGGGGGTGCTTGCCGTTGATGCCGCCGTCCGCTTGTTGGGCGGGGCAGTAGTCCCTAAATTGGTGCTGATTGAGGGGCGGATGATGACCAAAGAGACGCTCCAAGTGACGCCCACCGCAGTGGCAACGCCCTAG
- a CDS encoding TetR/AcrR family transcriptional regulator, whose product MPRVRSDAAHETMSITIKQAARALMVEKGTAGVTIRGIAKRLAVTPPALYTYVHSVDDLITALIVEDFTALSDALAAAAQMKKETPVLRLRGVLRAYRQWAVDHPMDFQLIYGNPIPGYVAPREVTVPAVARGFAVIIRTIEDVLKTERYQPQPPYDRVPQALTGRIAQLRQDYAAAEPDAEPVSDMAFYLGIVGWSQMHGLITLEVLNHLQGVVANTAHHFDTQMRFMIQSFGIIVRDNE is encoded by the coding sequence ATGCCCCGTGTTCGCAGCGATGCTGCCCATGAAACGATGAGCATCACGATTAAGCAAGCCGCCCGCGCCCTGATGGTAGAGAAAGGGACAGCGGGAGTCACCATTCGGGGGATTGCCAAGAGACTAGCGGTGACGCCCCCCGCACTCTACACCTACGTTCACAGTGTGGACGATCTGATCACCGCCCTGATTGTTGAGGATTTTACGGCGCTCTCCGATGCGCTGGCGGCGGCGGCACAGATGAAGAAGGAAACGCCCGTCCTCCGCCTGCGGGGGGTGCTGCGGGCATACCGCCAATGGGCGGTGGATCACCCAATGGATTTTCAGTTGATCTATGGGAATCCGATTCCGGGTTATGTCGCCCCGCGTGAGGTGACGGTGCCGGCGGTGGCGCGGGGCTTCGCGGTGATCATCCGCACCATCGAGGATGTGCTAAAGACCGAACGGTATCAGCCGCAGCCCCCTTATGATCGCGTGCCGCAGGCGCTGACGGGGCGCATTGCCCAACTGCGGCAAGATTACGCCGCCGCCGAACCAGACGCCGAGCCGGTTTCGGACATGGCGTTTTACTTGGGCATTGTCGGCTGGAGTCAGATGCACGGGCTGATCACCCTAGAGGTCTTGAACCATTTGCAAGGGGTGGTGGCGAACACGGCACACCATTTTGACACCCAAATGCGCTTCATGATCCAATCCTTCGGGATTATCGTGCGGGACAACGAATAG
- a CDS encoding NAD-dependent epimerase/dehydratase family protein produces the protein MAGTLHIVFGTGPLGKNTARALIGMGKQVRMVNRSGKLAGMPAEVEVVAADAYNPTAVIQITRHAETIYQCAQPEYHDWAGKFPALQASIMQGAAANGAKFIVGDNLYLYGDGGGQTITEESPIKPISKKGIIRRDMAAAVMAAHGRGEVRAAIGRASTFFGGEYDVIAEMVYKAALLGKRVQFFGKGNVPHTFTYIPDYGRLLAALGTREEALGEAWIAPSNPALTQEAFLTLISAEVGKPLKASYANRLMMSVFGLFNPGARETVEMMYEFEKPYIISSAKAERTFGLKPTPFPQAIRETFDWARAQFMTPTERMAAGG, from the coding sequence ATGGCTGGCACGCTACACATCGTTTTTGGGACGGGACCGCTAGGAAAGAACACGGCGCGGGCATTGATCGGCATGGGAAAACAAGTGCGGATGGTCAACCGCAGCGGGAAACTGGCGGGGATGCCCGCCGAGGTTGAGGTTGTGGCGGCGGATGCTTACAATCCGACAGCGGTGATCCAGATCACCCGCCATGCGGAGACGATCTACCAATGCGCCCAACCGGAATACCACGACTGGGCAGGGAAATTCCCCGCGCTGCAAGCCTCGATTATGCAAGGGGCGGCGGCAAACGGGGCAAAATTCATCGTCGGGGATAACCTCTACCTGTACGGGGATGGCGGTGGGCAGACGATCACCGAGGAGTCCCCAATCAAGCCGATCTCGAAGAAGGGAATCATCCGGCGGGATATGGCGGCGGCGGTTATGGCGGCACACGGGCGCGGCGAAGTGCGGGCGGCAATCGGACGTGCCTCCACCTTCTTTGGTGGGGAATACGACGTGATCGCGGAGATGGTCTACAAGGCGGCGCTCTTGGGGAAGCGGGTGCAGTTCTTCGGCAAGGGGAACGTCCCCCACACCTTCACCTATATCCCCGATTACGGGCGATTGCTGGCAGCGTTGGGGACTCGTGAGGAAGCGCTAGGGGAGGCATGGATCGCCCCCTCGAATCCCGCCCTTACCCAAGAGGCGTTCTTGACCTTAATCAGCGCTGAGGTGGGCAAGCCGCTGAAGGCGAGCTATGCCAACCGCCTGATGATGAGCGTCTTTGGGCTGTTCAACCCGGGTGCGCGGGAGACGGTGGAGATGATGTACGAGTTCGAGAAGCCGTATATCATCAGCAGCGCGAAGGCGGAACGCACCTTTGGTCTGAAACCGACACCCTTCCCACAGGCGATTCGGGAGACGTTCGATTGGGCGCGGGCGCAGTTCATGACTCCCACCGAGAGGATGGCGGCGGGGGGATAA